Part of the Methylomonas rapida genome is shown below.
TGCAAATGCGCCAAGATGGCCTTAATCTTCTCGGCGTCAAGCAGCTCCGCGGCTTCCGCCAATTCGGCGCGTAATTCGGGGCTTAACGTTGACAGGTCCAGGGCCCCGTTCGAACGGGGCAATTCGCTGGCGTTGCCACTGACTTCGTCCGCATAACGGTAACGCAATCCGAGTTGGTCCCCCATGACTTTCAATAGTTTTTGTTCATCCACGGGTTTGGCCAGCATGTCGTCGCAACCGGCGGCTAGAATGCCGTCTTTGTCTTCACGGAAGGCGCTGGCCGTCAGCGCGGCAATTTTGACTTTGTTGCCGCCGGGCAGGGCGCGGATGGCTTTGGTGGCCTCGTAACCGTTCATGACCGGCATGCGCATATCCATCCAGATGAACCAGGGGCGCCAGGTCTGGAAACAATCCACCGCTTGTTGTCCGTTTTCGACGGTTTTGACCTCAAACCCGATATTGCTCAACAACAGCCTGATCAATTCGCGATTGTCATTATTGTCTTCGGCCACCAGTACCCTGACCGTCGGCTGGTCGGGCGCCAAGCCGATGACCTGACTGGGTGGGGCGGAAAGCGCGGGCGCCTCGGCCTCCGGCAACGGTACCGTGAATACAAAGGTACTGCCTTTGCCCGGCTCACTGCTGACGTCGATCGTGCCGCCCATCAAGCGCACGAATTCGCGGCTGATGGTCAGGCCGAGTCCTGTGCCTTCGCCTTGGGCGGCGCCCTTTTCGGTTTGGTAAAACGCCTGGAAGATGCGCGGCAAGTCTGCTTCGGCAATGCCCGCGCCGGTATCGGACACTTCGAATCGAATATTGTCGCCTTCTGCCTGCACATGCAGCCTGACCGATCCTTGCGCAGTATATTTGACCGCATTGCTCAGCAGATTCAACAGGATTTGACGTAAATGGTGGGCATCGCCGACGACATAGCGTGGCAGTTCGCCATCGCGCAGGCTGGCGAAGTGCAAACCTTTCGACTCGGCGCGCAGCCGAATCATGTCTTCGGCCGACGTCAGCATTTCGGTCAGCGAAAACACTTCGTTTTGGACTTCGGTGCGTCCTGCTTCGATGCGGGAAATTTCCAGTACATCGTTGATCAACGCCAGCAGATGACTACCGCTGCGGTTTATGGTTTCCAGCTTGCTGTGCTGCTCGTCGGTCAGTGAGGGGTCGCGCCGGAGAATCTGGGCAAAGCCTAAAATGGCGTTCAACGGCGTGCGTAATTCGTGCGACATGTTCGCCAGGAACACGCTCTTGGCGCGGTTGGCCGCTTCGGCAGCGTCCCTGGCCTCGATGAGAGCCGCCTCCGCCTGTTTGCGCGCCAGGATCTCGTTGTCGCGCTCACGCACCTTGATCTCCAGGCCGGTATAGAGTTCCGCCAGCCGGGCGCTCATCTGATTGAAAGCGGCGGCGAGTTCACGTAATTCCCGCGGTCCCGTGGGCGTGGCTTTGATGTTGAAGTTTTTGCGCGTCATCTGCTGGGTGGCCGCGATCAGATTTATCAACGGTTTTGTCATGATTCGGCTGAAATAAATTGCCAATAGACTGATCGCGCAGGTCAAGACAAACAAGACCGCAACCGTGAGCTGTTGCATGCGCCGCAAGGGGGCAAGGGCCTCGTCCGTGTCGATTTTGACCACCATGCCCCAGCGTAACGCGGGCAGATAACGCCAGGCGGATACGGTCGATTGGCGGGCGTAGTCGGCAATCATCACGCTGTATCCCGACTGTCCGCTCAAGGCGTGTTTCATCGGAACGGCTACTTCGGCGAACGGAATCCGGTAGCGGAAGGCGGCGTTTTCGATGTGTTGAAGCGGCGAGGTGTACAGCACAAAATCGCCGTCCTTCTGTGCCAGCACCGTTTCTCCGCTAGTCCCGAGACCGGTGCGATCGGTGGCTACCGACGCCAGTCTGTCCCAGTTGAATTGCAAGGCTACGACCCCGATGGGTTTGCCATCGTGCAATACCGGGCTGATCAGAAAACTGGCTTCCTTGTCTTGCGAAGGCGCGTAAGGCGCGAATATCGTTTGGCCGGTTTGCAGCAAATTCAGCGCCGTTTCGACGTCTTCGGCAAAGTGAGTGTCTCTGTAAGGTCCGCTAAACAAATTGGTGGCGAAATCGGCTTCACGCGCCACCGAATACAGGACATTGCCGCCCTTATCGATCAACAGTAAATCGTAATAATCTCCCGATTCCAGAAAAGACAGCATGGATTTGTCCAGACTTTCGCTGAGCCGTTGATAGGAAGGGCTGTGCGGACCTTGGGCTTGCCAAAGCTGGCTCAATTCCAGGATCGCATTTTGAACGGAGGTTCGATTGGCGAGCAGTGTTATGTCGTTATAACGTTCCTGGAAAAAACGGTCGATTTGGTCGTATTTCTTGTTGGTGATTTGCACCAGGTTATTGGCGACGGTTTCCCGCAGCGCATTTTCA
Proteins encoded:
- a CDS encoding hybrid sensor histidine kinase/response regulator gives rise to the protein MNGGRIHAWLLAAFLLLALAPLLGGGWYFLHIYENALRETVANNLVQITNKKYDQIDRFFQERYNDITLLANRTSVQNAILELSQLWQAQGPHSPSYQRLSESLDKSMLSFLESGDYYDLLLIDKGGNVLYSVAREADFATNLFSGPYRDTHFAEDVETALNLLQTGQTIFAPYAPSQDKEASFLISPVLHDGKPIGVVALQFNWDRLASVATDRTGLGTSGETVLAQKDGDFVLYTSPLQHIENAAFRYRIPFAEVAVPMKHALSGQSGYSVMIADYARQSTVSAWRYLPALRWGMVVKIDTDEALAPLRRMQQLTVAVLFVLTCAISLLAIYFSRIMTKPLINLIAATQQMTRKNFNIKATPTGPRELRELAAAFNQMSARLAELYTGLEIKVRERDNEILARKQAEAALIEARDAAEAANRAKSVFLANMSHELRTPLNAILGFAQILRRDPSLTDEQHSKLETINRSGSHLLALINDVLEISRIEAGRTEVQNEVFSLTEMLTSAEDMIRLRAESKGLHFASLRDGELPRYVVGDAHHLRQILLNLLSNAVKYTAQGSVRLHVQAEGDNIRFEVSDTGAGIAEADLPRIFQAFYQTEKGAAQGEGTGLGLTISREFVRLMGGTIDVSSEPGKGSTFVFTVPLPEAEAPALSAPPSQVIGLAPDQPTVRVLVAEDNNDNRELIRLLLSNIGFEVKTVENGQQAVDCFQTWRPWFIWMDMRMPVMNGYEATKAIRALPGGNKVKIAALTASAFREDKDGILAAGCDDMLAKPVDEQKLLKVMGDQLGLRYRYADEVSGNASELPRSNGALDLSTLSPELRAELAEAAELLDAEKIKAILAHLQPEHPEIAKAIRIWTEVYRFDLVAKLCRNGQAQPE